A genome region from Myripristis murdjan chromosome 16, fMyrMur1.1, whole genome shotgun sequence includes the following:
- the LOC115374014 gene encoding uncharacterized protein LOC115374014 — translation MLPVVGDGDYIYMGCWSLFFGLSTLVSVPVSMLQRSKRQSSVAIWVLCLFLLAVQLSSRCQSWWSKGQRTIETLHLVSEVGYGAAVLSAHHTEVNMGPKHHHKVVKMGEAAPVESREEGATGGPPVGLQSGEEPPVSADMNSIFSMVQRCLQFQSDLRERWDRETVKQEQRWRQMQVQVNNLRDEVETQQRVEPQPQPGPSSQRPAEPFLSSPARSEPAARGWAQTAVPKLEEGDDIEQYLTTFERLAAAYQWPEVDWAVRLVPYLTGKARAAYVAMAADDTLDYKMVKEAILTKYEINEEVYRQRFREPDIQPGETPREFYNRLRDLYQKWMQPEKKTKEQVGEVLILEQFYRSLSPELRVWVKERNPTSAREAAELVENFLAARRGPKTFRYDLQQKASGMQGKSVGPGVGGGLGQVAGSVKHIEKNVAPSKPKPSGKLPVCYFCGQEGHIKPECPSRKAKSAYLCTLPRPSHAEVKCEGKQQLTEVNINGKPAQALLDTGSEQTLVHPSVLNDQCLLGGPGLDISCVHGDHRTYPTAAVYVEVAGQTYLLTVGVVRNLAHQVILGQDIPILQELVQSCKPVCVVTRSQKQAQEVWEGDSAGSQVEPDRVRQGQRQVSLNPVPVEPNPFSELPYFECDMPNQSSAKVRKSKRQRRQEKMSGTARVGSVGWPDLEGCNVDLPGDFKQLQGQDETLQGAFEQAVSVEEGQAAGDPDREGYLLREGLLFHKSREVEAERLVVPRVLREQVLKLGHSIPWAGHLGFRKTYERIASRFYWAGVHREVQDYCQSCSVCQLSGGKNVPKFPLQPLPIIDVPFSRIAMDIVGPLERTQAGNRFILVVCDYSTRYPEAFPLRDVTAKQIAYALLQLFSRVGIPSEILTDQGTNFLSNTLKQVYRMLGIKSIRTTPYHPQTDGLVERYNRTLKSMLKKFISSNGKDWDRWLPYLLFAYREVPQVSTGFSPFELLYGRQVRGPLDVLQEAWVSQKAGSSNNVLAYVLRMREKMEEVTKMVRKRMERVQRGQQTWYDKGARERSFEPGQQVLLLLPTVENKLLAKWQGPYSIVRKLSSTTYEIEMPERRNPRQAFHINLLKEWKTREPPPSQQLFVRAVKEEEDAEGEFTPTIHSTASLDLSHLSLTQQQELEAIIPPDLFQEKPGTTDLVKHDIHLKDSTPIRQRMYRIPERMVPVLMEEIEVMLELGVIEPSTSEWSNPVVLVIKKDGSIRFCIDFRKVNAQSDFDAYPLPRLDDLIEQVGQARFISTLDLCKGYWQVPLTEAAKPLTAFRTPQGLWQFTKMPFGLQGAPATFQRLMNRVLSGMGTFCAAYLDDIVIYSNSWQEHLTHLKEVLQRIKQAGLTINPRKCALARQELQYLGHILGGGVIKPVKDKVVAVKARERPTTRKQVKSFLGLVGWYRRFIRDFSARAAPLSDLTSTAKTKIVWGEEQERAFQDLKEALCQEPVLQSPNFSLPFTVQTDASHRGIGGVLLQGEGEDNKPVAYISRKLFPRETRYSAVELECLAVKWAIDSFSPTGSASAMYQGSRTPWLTFCLAASTASHPKGREM, via the coding sequence ATGTTGCCAGTGGTAGGGGATGGggactatatatatatggggTGTTGGTCCTTGTTTTTTGGCTTGTCTACCCTGGTGTCTGTACCTGTTTCCATGCTGCAAAGAAGTAAACGACAGAGCTCTGTTGCAATTTGGGTCCTGTGCTTATTCTTGCTGGCTGTACAGCTCAGTAGCCGCTGCCAATCCTGGTGGAGTAAGGGACAGCGTACCATCGAAACCTTACatttggtgtcagaagtggGATACGGCGCTGCTGTTCTGAGTGCACACCATACGGAAGTGAACATGGGCCCCAAGCATCATCATAAGGTCGTCAAGATGGGTGAAGCTGCACCAGTGGAGAGCCGGGAGGAGGGTGCTACAGGGGGGCCGCCTGTAGGTTTGCAGTCCGGGGAGGAACCACCGGTGTCAGCAGATATGAACTCTATTTTCAGTATGGTGCAAAGATGTCTTCAGTTCCAGAGTGACCTGAGAGAAAGGTGGGACAGAGAGACTGTAAAACAAGAACAGAGATGGCGGCAGATGCAGGTGCAAGTCAATAACCTCAGAGACGAGgtagagacacagcagagagtTGAACCTCAGCCCCAGCCAGGGCCCTCTTCACAGCGGCCAGCCGAGCCATTCCTTTCATCCCCGGCCAGGAGCGAGCCAGCAGCAAGGGGCTGGGCTCAGACAGCTGTTCCCAAGTTGGAGGAGGGGGATGATATTGAACAGTATTTAACCACCTTTGAGCGCCTGGCAGCAGCTTACCAGTGGCCAGAGGTGGACTGGGCTGTGAGATTGGTGCCATATCTTACTGGCAAAGCCCGTGCAGCGTATGTGGCCATGGCTGCTGATGACACATTGGACTATAAAATGGTGAAAGAGGCCATTTtaacaaaatatgaaatcaatGAAGAAGTGTATCGACAACGGTTCAGAGAGCCTGACATCCAGCCTGGGGAGACCCCGCGGGAGTTCTACAATCGGCTCAGAGACCTGTATCAGAAGTGGATGCAGCCTGAGAAGAAAACCAAGGAGCAGGTTGGTGAGGTTCTCATTCTTGAGCAGTTCTATCGCTCCCTGTCTCCGGAACTCAGAGTGTGGGTCAAAGAGCGCAATCCAACTTCTGCACGAGAGGCAGCTGAGCTGGTGGAGAATTTCCTTGCTGCTAGACGGGGGCCAAAGACCTTCCGGTATGATCTGCAACAGAAGGCCAGTGGCATGCAGGGTAAGTCTGTGGGGCCAGGTGTGGGCGGTGGTCTGGGTCAAGTCGCAGGGTCAGTTAAacatatagaaaaaaatgttgccccTAGTAAGCCTAAGCCTTCAGGGAAGTTACCTGTGTGTTATTTCTGTGGCCAGGAGGGACATATCAAGCCAGAGTGTCCATCCAGGAAAGCCAAATCCGCCTATTTATGTACTTTGCCACGGCCAAGCCATGCAGAGGTTAAGTGTGAGGGTAAACAGCAGCTGACAGAGGTTAACATTAATGGGAAGCCAGCCCAAGCACTTTTAGACACAGGTAGTGAACAAACATTAGTACACCCCTCAGTGTTAAATGACCAGTGCCTGTTGGGGGGCCCAGGCCTTGatatttcttgtgtgcatgggGATCACCGGACCTATCCAACTGCAGCAGTGTATGTAGAAGTGGCAGGCCAGACCTATCTGTTAACAGTGGGGGTAGTGAGAAATTTAGCCCATCAGGTTATATTGGGTCAGGATATTCCCATTCTGCAGGAGTTAGTCCAGTCATGCAAGCCAGTCTGTGTGGTAACAAGGTCTCAGAAGCAGGCTCAGGAAGTGTGGGAGGGGGACAGTGCAGGGAGCCAGGTTGAGCCAGACAGAGTGAGGCAAGGCCAGCGGCAGGTTTCCCTGAATCCAGTTCCTGTTGAGCCGAACCCTTTTTCAGAGTTGCCCTACTTTGAGTGTGACATGCCTAATCAGAGCTCTGCTAAAGTAAGGAAGAGCAAGCGTCAGAGAAGACAGGAGAAAATGTCAGGCACGGCCAGAGTGGGGTCAGTGGGGTGGCCAGATCTGGAGGGATGTAATGTTGACTTGCCTGGGGATTTCAAGCAGTTGCAGGGACAGGATGAGACCCTACAGGGTGCTTTTGAGCAAGCAGTGTCAGTGGAGGAGGGTCAAGCAGCCGGGGACCCAGATAGGGAAGGTTATCTCCTCAGGGAGGGGTTGCTTTTTCATAAATCTAGAGAGGTTGAGGCAGAGAGGTTAGTTGTGCCCCGGGTTCTCAGGGAGCAGGTGCTGAAGCTAGGCCACAGCATTCCATGGGCGGGACACTTGGGCTTCAGAAAGACCTATGAGAGGATTGCCAGCAGGTTTTACTGGGCAGGTGTTCACAGGGAGGTGCAGGATTACTGCCAGTCTTGTTCAGTGTGTCAGCTGTCAGGAGGCAAAAATGTTCCCAAGTTTCCACTGCAACCACTCCCCATCATAGATGTCCCCTTCAGTAGAATAGCCATGGATATTGTAGGGCCACTAGAGAGAACACAGGCAGGGAACCGGTTCATTCTGGTGGTGTGTGACTACAGCACCCGTTACCCAGAAGCTTTTCCCCTCAGGGATGTCACCGCAAAGCAGATAGCCTATGCACTCCTCCAGTTGTTCTCTAGGGTAGGAATCCCCTCAGAAATACTGACAGACCAGGGAACCAACTTCCTGTCAAATACTCTTAAGCAGGTCTACAGGATGTTAGGCATTAAGAGTATCCGGACCACCCCCTACCACCCCCAGACTGATGGCCTGGTGGAACGGTATAACAGAACTTTGAAAAGCATGCTTAAGAAGTTCATCTCATCCAATGGCAAGGACTGGGACAGGTGGCTGCCTTACCTTCTTTTTGCCTATAGGGAGGTGCCGCAAGTGTCGACTGGGTTCTCACCATTTGAGCTTTTGTACGGCAGGCAGGTGAGGGGCCCCCTTGATGTTCTTCAGGAGGCCTGGGTCAGCCAAAAGGCCGGGAGCTCAAACAATGTGCTCGCCTATGTCCTCCGGATGagggagaagatggaggaggtAACCAAGATGGTGAGGAAGCGGATGGAGAGAGTGCAGCGTGGCCAGCAAACCTGGTATGACAAGGGTGCCAGGGAGAGGTCCTTTGAACCGGGCCAGCAGGTACTTTTGCTTCTTCCCACAGTGGAGAACAAGTTGCTGGCAAAATGGCAGGGGCCATACTCCATTGTCAGGAAGCTTAGCTCCACCACCTATGAGATTGAGATGCCGGAGAGGAGAAACCCGAGGCAGGCATTTCACATCAATCTGCTGAAGGAGTGGAAAACCCGGGAACCTCCACCCAGTCAGCAGTTGTTTGTCCGGgcagtgaaagaggaggaggatgcggAGGGTGAGTTCACACCTACGATTCACTCTACTGCCTCACTTgatctctctcatctctctctgacCCAGCAGCAGGAGTTGGAGGCCATTATCCCACCAGATCTTTTCCAGGAGAAGCCAGGAACAACAGATCTGGTGAAACATGACATCCATTTGAAGGACAGCACCCCCATCAGGCAGAGAATGTATCGGATTCCGGAGAGGATGGTCCCAGTGCTGATGGAGGAGATTGAGGTCATGCTGGAGCTGGGTGTGATAGAGCCTTCCACCAGCGAGTGGAGCAACCCAGTGGTTCTGGTAATCAAGAAAGATGGAAGCATTCGCTTCTGCATCGACTTCAGAAAGGTAAACGCCCAATCTGACTTTGATGCTTATCCATTACCAAGGCTGGATGATCTCATAGAGCAAGTGGGCCAAGCCAGGTTCATCAGCACACTGGATCTCTGTAAGGGATACTGGCAGGTTCCCCTTACAGAGGCTGCAAAACCTCTCACTGCTTTCAGAACTCCCCAGGGACTGTGGCAGTTCACCAAGATGCCTTTTGGACTCCAGGGGGCTCCAGCCACATTTCAGAGGCTGATGAACAGGGTCCTGTCAGGTATGGGAACATTCTGTGCAGCTTACCTTGATGATATTGTCATCTACAGCAACTCATGGCAGGAACATCTCACCCATCTGAAGGAGGTCCTGCAGAGGATCAAGCAGGCTGGCTTGACAATCAACCCCCGGAAGTGCGCTTTGGCAAGGCAGGAGCTCCAGTATCTTGGCCACATTCTGGGCGGGGGTGTCATCAAGCCAGTGAAGGACAAAGTGGTGGCAGtcaaagcaagagaaagacCAACCACCAGGAAGCAGGTCAAATCCTTTCTGGGCTTGGTGGGGTGGTATCGACGGTTCATCAGGGATTTCTCTGCCAGAGCTGCACCACTTTCTGATCTCACCAGTACAGCCAAGACCAAGATTGTCTGGGGAGAGGAACAGGAGAGGGCATTCCAGGACCTGAAGGAGGCTCTGTGCCAGGAGCCTGTGCTCCAGAGCCCTAACTTCAGCTTGCCGTTCACTGTCCAGACGGATGCCTCTCACAGGGGAATCGGCGGTGTGCTTCtgcaaggagaaggagaggacaaCAAGCCGGTGGCCTACATCAGTAGGAAACTCTTCCCCCGGGAGACCAGATACTCAGCCGTGGAGCTGGAGTGCTTGGCCGTCAAGTGGGCAATTGACTCCTTCAGCCCTACCGGTTCTGCATCCGCCATGTACCAGGGAAGCAGAACACCGTGGCTGACTTTTTGTCTCGCAGCGAGCACCGCGAGCCATCCGAAGGGGAGGGAAATGTGA